A genomic region of Thermodesulfitimonas autotrophica contains the following coding sequences:
- the mdh gene encoding malate dehydrogenase produces the protein MHRSKITVVGSGNVGATTAHWVAVKELGDVVLLDVVEGMPQGKALDLMEAAPVAGFDCRITGTNNWEDAADSDVVVITAGIARRPGMSREDLVQINARIVGEVAKQVARFAPAAIVIVVTNPLDVMTYLAYQASGFAPHRVIGMSGVLDTTRLRTFIALELGISFEDVTALVLGGHGDQMVPLMRYAYAGGIPVSQLIPPERLEAIAHRTRYGGGEIVELLKTGSAYYAPGASVAVMVEAILRDKRRILPVAAYLNGEYGESDVYAGVPAIIGSNGVEKVLEIDLEAAELAAFKASVAAVRETLAKLKSN, from the coding sequence ATGCACCGGAGCAAGATTACGGTTGTAGGCAGCGGTAACGTTGGCGCTACAACGGCCCACTGGGTGGCGGTGAAGGAGCTTGGCGACGTAGTGTTGCTGGACGTGGTGGAGGGAATGCCTCAAGGTAAGGCCCTCGATTTGATGGAGGCTGCACCGGTTGCCGGCTTCGATTGCCGCATCACGGGCACAAATAATTGGGAAGATGCGGCAGATTCGGATGTGGTGGTGATTACCGCCGGTATCGCGCGGCGGCCCGGAATGAGCCGGGAAGACCTGGTGCAGATAAACGCGCGTATCGTTGGCGAGGTAGCAAAACAGGTCGCCCGTTTTGCGCCGGCGGCAATTGTCATTGTGGTGACCAACCCGCTTGACGTGATGACCTACTTAGCTTACCAGGCGAGTGGTTTTGCACCGCACCGGGTAATCGGGATGTCCGGCGTGCTCGACACCACGCGCCTGCGGACCTTTATTGCGCTGGAACTTGGCATTTCCTTCGAAGACGTAACTGCTCTGGTCCTCGGAGGACATGGTGATCAGATGGTGCCGCTCATGCGTTACGCCTATGCCGGCGGCATACCGGTTAGCCAGCTTATCCCGCCCGAGCGCTTGGAGGCGATTGCGCACCGGACCCGCTACGGTGGCGGCGAGATCGTAGAACTCCTGAAGACAGGGAGTGCCTATTACGCTCCAGGAGCTTCGGTGGCCGTAATGGTGGAGGCGATTCTCCGGGACAAGCGGCGCATCCTTCCGGTTGCGGCCTACCTGAACGGGGAGTACGGTGAAAGCGACGTTTATGCCGGTGTTCCGGCAATCATCGGGAGCAACGGGGTGGAAAAGGTCTTGGAGATCGACCTTGAGGCGGCGGAGCTAGCGGCTTTTAAGGCTTCAGTTGCGGCAGTGCGGGAGACGCTGGCGAAATTAAAGTCAAATTAG
- the tatC gene encoding twin-arginine translocase subunit TatC: MAEPQKEMTIIEHLEELRRVLLISLVAVLICAAGAYAFSDQIMGVLLGPVTSAGYKPVVTGVTEAFMVRIKLSLFMGFLVALPVILWQVWRFVAPALDKAERRYFVVFVFGSFFLFMGGVIFGFFGVFKLAVAFLLKFTGSQLVPMLTIDKYISFAIYLLLPFGLIFELPLISFVAARLGLVSSAFLARKRKYALLGTVVIAAAITPTPDMITCLMMTGPLYALYEASLIVVRLTERAAARRRAREEAEEERDEGVLPVSNT; the protein is encoded by the coding sequence CGTGGCGGTGCTTATTTGTGCCGCCGGTGCCTACGCGTTTAGCGACCAGATTATGGGCGTGCTGTTAGGGCCGGTTACGAGTGCCGGTTACAAGCCGGTGGTTACGGGTGTAACCGAAGCCTTTATGGTGCGGATCAAGCTATCTCTATTTATGGGCTTCCTTGTCGCTCTTCCGGTCATCCTCTGGCAGGTCTGGCGGTTTGTGGCCCCGGCGCTGGATAAAGCCGAACGGCGCTACTTCGTGGTTTTCGTCTTCGGGTCGTTTTTTCTCTTTATGGGTGGCGTAATTTTCGGTTTCTTCGGGGTCTTTAAACTCGCGGTTGCCTTTCTGCTTAAGTTTACGGGCTCGCAACTTGTTCCCATGCTTACCATCGATAAGTACATCTCCTTTGCGATTTATTTACTGTTACCTTTCGGGCTCATTTTTGAGCTACCCCTGATAAGCTTTGTGGCGGCCCGCCTCGGCCTCGTGTCGAGCGCGTTTCTGGCGCGAAAGCGTAAGTACGCGCTGCTTGGTACCGTGGTAATCGCCGCGGCGATTACGCCGACACCGGATATGATCACCTGCCTGATGATGACGGGGCCGCTTTACGCGCTTTACGAAGCAAGCCTTATCGTTGTCAGGTTAACCGAGCGCGCGGCGGCCCGCCGGCGGGCGCGCGAGGAGGCGGAAGAGGAGAGAGACGAGGGCGTGCTGCCCGTTTCCAATACCTAA
- a CDS encoding LuxR C-terminal-related transcriptional regulator, with amino-acid sequence MAPFPPEKGDYSIYLCSASWLEALYARCRAAGVPSELVKPRYILPQTALNSRCKANPSLIALAGRVITPVCCAGPQRHYIYILCDPELVALKIFAAPEVLAAAERVGVKPGTIFTEESCGTNALALAREHQRLVAIRGEQHYCKLFKDWWCVASPVKDPVGRTVGYLDISMHAEKELGLATAHLQTLVARIEDGFLQAELRARQRNGAAPAPSRLPPEVAEKLTPREREILEHLILEFTNQEIAAKLYLSLETVKKHRRNIYRKLGVQEPREFLRRLRNRSLY; translated from the coding sequence GTGGCGCCCTTTCCGCCCGAAAAAGGTGACTACAGCATCTATCTCTGCTCAGCGTCGTGGTTAGAAGCCTTGTACGCCCGCTGCCGCGCAGCAGGTGTGCCGTCTGAGCTGGTAAAACCCCGGTATATTTTGCCCCAAACCGCCCTCAATTCCCGCTGCAAAGCTAATCCGTCGCTTATCGCTTTAGCCGGCCGGGTCATCACCCCCGTCTGCTGTGCTGGCCCGCAAAGGCATTACATCTACATCCTCTGCGATCCGGAACTTGTGGCGCTCAAAATCTTCGCCGCGCCGGAAGTTTTGGCTGCCGCCGAAAGAGTTGGCGTCAAGCCCGGCACCATTTTCACCGAGGAAAGCTGCGGCACGAACGCCTTAGCACTGGCGCGGGAGCACCAGCGCCTCGTAGCCATCAGAGGCGAACAACATTACTGCAAGCTTTTCAAAGACTGGTGGTGCGTCGCCAGCCCGGTGAAGGATCCTGTCGGCAGAACCGTCGGCTACCTCGATATTTCAATGCACGCCGAGAAAGAGTTAGGTCTGGCCACGGCGCACTTGCAGACGTTGGTGGCCCGGATAGAGGACGGATTTCTCCAGGCGGAGCTTCGCGCCCGCCAGAGAAATGGTGCCGCTCCTGCGCCATCTCGACTGCCGCCGGAGGTGGCCGAAAAACTCACGCCGCGGGAACGGGAGATTCTTGAGCATTTAATTCTTGAGTTTACCAACCAGGAAATCGCCGCAAAGCTCTACTTGAGTCTGGAAACGGTCAAAAAACACCGCCGGAATATCTACCGTAAGTTAGGCGTTCAAGAGCCACGCGAATTTCTGCGCAGGCTTCGCAACCGTTCTCTTTATTAA